One segment of Plasmodium relictum strain SGS1 genome assembly, chromosome: 3 DNA contains the following:
- the CDPK4 gene encoding calcium-dependent protein kinase 4, putative: protein MGQDISTPNDTKNEENKANKKNLKGNDEKNDVKGSNSAISKKIAQNSFNNSKLTPGMFIQNSNVVFNEQYKGIKILGKGSFGEVILSRDKHTGQEYAIKVISKKHVKRKTDKQSLLREVELLKMLDHINIMKLYEFFEDNNYYYLVSDVYTGGELFDEIISRKRFYEVDAARIIKQVLSGITYMHKNNVVHRDLKPENILLETKNKEDIIIKIIDFGLSTHFEYSKKMKDKIGTAYYIAPDVLHGTYDEKCDIWSCGVILYILLSGCPPFNGSNEYDILKKVEAGKYSFDLPQFKKISDKAKDLIKKMLMYTSAVRISARDALEHEWIKLMTSKDNVNIDIPSLELSIANIRQFQGTQKLAQAALLYMGSKLTTIDETKELTKIFKKMDKNGDGQLDRNELIIGYKELLKLKGEDTSDLDNAAIEYEVDQILSSVDLDQNGYIEYSEFLTVAIDRKLLLSTERLEKAFRLFDKDGSGKISANELAQLFGLSDVSSECWKTVLKEVDQNNDGEIDFKEFRDMLIKLCNY, encoded by the exons atggGTCAAGACATATCTACTCCAAATGAtacaaaaaatgaagaaaataaagcaaataaaaagaatttaaaagGAAATGACGAAAAAAACGATGTAAAAGGGAGTAATTCAGctatttctaaaaaaattgCTCAAAATAGTTTCAATAATAGTAAGTTAACACCTGGTATGTTCATACAAAATAGTAATGTAGTATTTAATGAACAATATAAaggtataaaaatattaggaAAAGGATCATTTGGTGAAGTTATATTAAGTAGAGATAAGCACACCGGACAAGAATATGCAATTAAGGTAATAAGTAAAAAACacgtaaaaagaaaaacagaTAAACAAAGCTTATTAAGAGAAGTTGAATTACTAAAAATGCTAgatcatataaatataatgaaattatatgaattttttgaagacaataattattattatttagtaTCAGATGTGTATACAGGTGGAGAATTATTTGATGAAATTATTAGTAGGAAAAGATTTTATGAAGTAGATGCAGCAAGAATAATTAAACAAGTTTTGAGTGGTATTACATATATGCACAAAAATAATGTAGTACATAGAGATTTAAAAcctgaaaatattttattagaaacaaaaaataaagaagatataattattaaaataattgatTTTGGGTTATCAACTCATTTTGaatatagtaaaaaaatgaaagataAAATAGGAACTGCTTATTATATTGCACCTGATGTTCTACATGGGACTTACGATGAAAAGTGTGATATATGGTCATGTGGcgtaattttatatatattattatcag gATGTCCTCCATTTAATGGATCTAATGAatatgatattttaaaaaaggtaGAAGCAGGAAAATATTCTTTTGATTTACCTcaatttaagaaaataagTGATAAAGCAAAAGATTTAAtcaaaaaaatgttaatgtATACAAGTGCTGTGAGAATATCAGCACGAGATGCATTAGAACATGAATGGATAAAATTAATGACTAGTAAAGATAATGTAAATATTGATATTCCATCACTAGAATTAAGTATAGCTAATATCAGACAATTCCAAGGTACACAAAAATTGGCTCAAGCAGCTCTGTTATATATGGGATCAAAATTAACTACAATTGATGAAACAAAAGAATTgacaaaaatttttaaaaaaatggacAAAAATGGTGATGGGCAATTAGACAGAAATGAATTAATAATTGGCTATAAGGaactattaaaattaaaaggagAAGATACTAGTGATTTAGATAATGCAGCTATTGAATACGAAGTTGATCAAATTTTAAGTTCAGTAGATTTAGATCAGAATGGTTATATAGAATACTCAGAATTTTTAACAGTAGCTATTGatagaaaattattattatcaactGAAAGATTAGAAAAAGCTTTCAGACTATTTGATAAAGATGGATCAGGAAAAATTTCAGCAAATGAACTGGCTCAATTATTTGGATTAAGTGATGTTAGTTCTGAATGCTGGAAGACGGTACTTAAAGAAGTTGATCAAAATAATGATGGAGAAATTgattttaaagaatttagAGATATGCTAATAAAATTATGCAATtattaa
- a CDS encoding queuine tRNA-ribosyltransferase, putative: MIIEPISKNEESKKNKKKKILGNIGENGIKKKRRNKNENENYESKDSIYEQPLLFDFLLEEDFKKYNDFVNFCENNFSNIDIKEVNNVINKLRKEKNEYLLNYLSSSSEEESTLSSDEEKKEKKKIVENKQKKNKEYKKNLKLINIKKNKKARINLIIIKKKYVEENDKKNTVIISPLFMPVGTKCCIKGLIEEEVKSLCNYVILSNTYHLSNIYDMSVFQNNKNINSFIRFPNSMLTDSGGFQMVSLSKRIKILEEGILFNNIYDSSIIKRNINLCLQKNIGNCSEINSISGKNTEMIEKNKYNENEKYLNIGEDILLSPEVSIKLQNIIGSDIIMALDDVRPAKEKDIKQIEESTDRTNRWLKRCIKSHLNKKEQSLFGIIQGGLHIHLRNKSMDYILRKKLNGYAVGGLCGGEKKRNFIKIIHHCSNEKNKKYNYLPINKCRYIMGIGYLVDIVFCSLLGYDMYDCVYPSRTARFNTALSHDGTVKLKQSKYKFDFTPLEKNCNCYVCKKYTKSALHLLISKKNPITNILLTIHNIYFTLYICYLLRVSIFANKVDQFVTTFLYNYFVIGHKNGNYKIPDKDINEDIDNSNEMNYEENKNEKLYLNKALDNSSISYDTTENTVNNYINKENTFSSFDYIENEENKKHFSSSLNHISSLDDLNKTKFTNEADHKINLNQTFQMNQESTSHHKYDNLKKEKLINELKQNLPQWALEALKYADIELKF, from the coding sequence atgaTAATAGAACCTATtagtaaaaatgaagaatcaaaaaagaacaaaaaaaaaaaaattctaggAAATATAGGAGAAAatggaataaaaaaaaaaagacgaaataaaaatgaaaatgaaaattacgAAAGTAAAGATTCTATTTATGAACAACCTTTGTTATTTGATTTCTTATTAGAAGAAGATTTCAAGAAATATAATGATTTTGTCAATTTTtgtgaaaataatttttctaatattgatataaaagaagtaaataatgtaattaataaattgagaaaagaaaaaaatgaatatcttttaaattatttgagTAGTTCAAGTGAAGAAGAATCAACTTTATCAAGTGATgaagagaaaaaagaaaaaaaaaaaatagttgagaacaaacaaaaaaaaaataaagaatataaaaaaaatctaaagttaataaatataaagaagaaCAAAAAAGCAAGAATTAatcttataataataaaaaaaaaatatgtagaagaaaatgataaaaaaaatactgtAATAATATCTCCTTTGTTTATGCCAGTTGGTACAAAATGCTGTATTAAAGGATTAATAGAAGAAGAAGTAAAAAGTTTATGTAACTATGTTATATTAAGCAATACCTACCATTTATCAAATATTTATGATATGTCTGTTTTtcaaaataacaaaaatataaatagtttTATAAGATTTCCAAATTCTATGCTAACTGACTCAGGAGGCTTTCAAATGGTTTCACTAagtaaaagaataaaaatattggaAGAaggaatattatttaataatatatatgatagctctattataaaaagaaatataaatttgtgtttacaaaaaaatataggaaATTGTTCTGAAATAAATTCCATAAGTGGTAAAAATACTGAAatgatagaaaaaaataaatataatgaaaatgagaaatatttaaatataggTGAAGATATATTGTTATCTCCTGAAGTTTCtataaaattacaaaatataATTGGTAGTGATATCATAATGGCTCTAGACGATGTGAGACCAGCTAAGGAAAAAGACATTAAACAAATAGAAGAATCTACTGATAGAACTAATAGATGGTTAAAAAGATGCATAAAAAGTcatcttaataaaaaagaacaaaGTTTATTTGGTATAATCCAAGGAGGATTGCATATTCATTTACGAAATAAATCAATGGActatattttaagaaaaaaattgaatgGATATGCAGTAGGTGGTTTATGTGggggagaaaaaaaaagaaattttattaaaattattcatcattgttcaaatgaaaaaaacaagaaatataattatttgccaattaataaatgtaGGTATATAATGGGAATAGGATATCTAGTAGATATTGTTTTTTGTTCTCTGCTTGGATATGATATGTATGACTGTGTTTATCCATCAAGAACAGCTCGTTTTAATACAGCTCTAAGTCATGATGGAACAGTTAAATTAAAACaatcaaaatataaatttgatTTTACTCCTctagaaaaaaattgtaattgCTATgtttgtaaaaaatatacaaaatctGCTTTACACCTACTTATATCAAAGAAAAATCCAATAACTAATATTTTATTGACaattcataatatttattttactttatatatatgttatttatTAAGAGTTTCTATTTTTGCTAACAAAGTAGACCAATTCGTAACCACCTTTTTATACAATTATTTTGTTATTGGACATAAAAATGGGAATTATAAAATTCCTGATAAAGACATAAATGAAGACATCGATAATTCAAATGAAATGaattatgaagaaaataaaaatgaaaaactaTATTTGAACAAAGCATTAGATAACTCATCAATTTCTTATGATACTACTGAGAATACTGTGAataattacataaataaagagaatactttttcttcttttgattatatagaaaatgaagaaaacaaaaaacatTTCTCTTCATCACTTAATCATATTTCATCTTTAGATGATttaaacaaaacaaaattCACAAATGAGGCAgatcataaaataaatttaaatcaaaCTTTTCAAATGAATCAGGAGTCCACTTCTCATCATAAATATGACaatttgaaaaaagaaaaattaataaatgaattaaaacaaaatttacCACAATGGGCGTTAGAAGCACTTAAATATGCTGATatagaattaaaattttaa
- a CDS encoding serine--tRNA ligase, putative, which yields MVIDINLFRREKGGNPDKIKESEKNRFHDEKNVDKVIEYDEKWRKCIFKLEELKKSINVVNKEIGNKKKANKNADVEDLKKKSLSMKEEMPLLQNEEKYLLKQRNMYLSKIGNILNNKVVVSDDEVNNKIIKTWGVCKKLDVTNSVNEKREVEPINSVGNKLKYYHHFDLLKKIGGANFKKGVQVAGHRGYYLTGAGFLLHNAILQYALNFLVNKQYSPVYPPFFMKKNIMDECAELDDFEETLYKISSSSMEENKNDLIKNNVSNEELSRDDLYLIATSEQPLCALHKDEVLESKNLPLRYAGFSSCFRKEAGAHGKDIRGILRVHQFDKIEQFCISLPHTSSKIHQEMMNTCEEFYQSLNIPYRIISIVSGALNNAASIKYDLEGYFPCSDQYRELVSCSNCTDYQSINLNIKYVDSNIKITDLQKTEKENIHEEIDSDYENFIQDFQTESKNYVHLLNGTMVAAQRFLCCLLENYQNGEGIVVPEKLRPFMNNMEFIPFVE from the coding sequence atggtaatagatataaatttattcagACGAGAAAAAGGAGGAAATCCTgacaaaataaaagaatcAGAAAAAAATAGGTTTCATGATGAGAAAAATGTTGATAAAGTAATTGAATATGATGAAAAATGGAGGAAGTGCATATTTAAAttagaagaattaaaaaaatctaTTAATGTagtaaataaagaaataggaaataaaaagaaagcaAATAAAAATGCAGATGTAGaggatttaaaaaaaaaaagtttaagtATGAAAGAAGAAATGCCACTATTacaaaatgaagaaaaatatttgttaAAACAAAGAAACATGTATTTAAGCAAGATtggaaatatattaaataataaggTTGTTGTTTCTGATGACGAAgtaaataacaaaataataaaaacatgGGGCGTATGCAAAAAACTAGATGTTACTAATAgtgtaaatgaaaaaagagaaGTGGAACCAATAAATAGTGTTGGTAATAAATTGAAatattatcatcattttgatttattaaaaaaaataggtgGAGCTAATTTTAAAAAGGGTGTTCAAGTTGCAGGACATAGGGGATATTACTTAACAGGAGCAggttttttattacataatGCCATTTTACAATAtgcattaaattttttagttaACAAACAATATTCTCCTGTATATCCAccattttttatgaaaaaaaatataatggaTGAATGTGCTGAATTAGATGATTTTGAAGAAACCCTTTACAAAATATCATCTTCTAGTATGGAAgagaataaaaatgatttaataaaaaataatgtttcCAATGAAGAGTTAAGTAGAGatgatttatatttaattgcAACATCCGAGCAACCATTATGTGCATTACATAAAGATGAAGTATTAGAATCAAAAAATTTACCATTAAGATATGCTGGATTTTCTTCTTGTTTTAGAAAAGAAGCAGGAGCTCATGGAAAAGATATTAGAGGTATTCTTCGAGTTCATCAGTTTGATAAGATTGAACAATTTTGTATCTCTTTACCTCATACAAGTAGTAAAATACATCAAGAAATGATGAACACATGTGAAGAATTTTATCAATCTTTAAATATACCATATAGGATAATAAGTATTGTATCAGGGGCACTTAATAATGCTGCGTCTATAAAATATGATTTAGAAGGTTATTTCCCATGTAGTGATCAATACAGAGAATTAGTTTCATGTAGCAATTGTACTGATTACCAAAgcattaatttaaatataaagtaTGTAGATTCTAATATTAAGATTACTGATCTTCAAAAAACAGAGAAAGAAAATATCCATGAGGAAATTGATAGTGATTATGAAAACTTCATTCAGGATTTTCAAACtgaaagtaaaaattatgttCACTTATTAAATGGTACAATGGTTGCTGCACAAAGATTTTTATGTTGTCTCCTtgaaaattatcaaaatgGAGAAGGGATAGTTGTTCCTGAGAAATTACGCCCATTTATGAATAATATGGAGTTTATTCCTTTTGTAGAATAA
- a CDS encoding thioredoxin-like protein, which produces MNKILNLYKSNLIFSNSKRNFYYYNCIFKIKNTLPIKKNEKINFSKNLHNNIVSYIDFKNKIPNKRKKIYMFTLLITSIFGYKIYKWNEERGVTDFLNEMKEISDENFDNLDNIVLFVLDKNKLSEQKTKIQEIKDEIKKLNIKNVNFLYTYNEESKDYACYLYKGRRRRNLSKEEFTSNSLKNIFADFFTPISENYQEINHGNNDNFPTFVTHDTFEKEIIEDSKNNEIILILFENTCFLCFLYKPFINTLHKLFKDNNIQVKIKKYNVEKNDYAPNMIICRGTPTFLYYHNGKGNKLVEYKPNDIINKIDEIIKSPKNIKEQMLAKAELIHERMHHFGHLTLWMTESKIIENMLIKRHLKDISNRIDDEIIYNEILTSLIEEDMLRNDFIEDSLNYTKGKIKEAEKSCFVVAMMMAQELIDEEKKNYDMN; this is translated from the exons atgaATAAAATACTAAATTTGTATAAAtcaaatttaatattttctaatagtaaaagaaatttttactattataattgtattttcaaaataaaaaataccctacccataaaaaaaaatgaaaaaataaattttagtaaaaatttacataataaTATAGTAAGTTATattgattttaaaaataaaatacctaataaaaggaaaaaaatatatatgttcaCTTTGCTTATTACTAGTATATTTGgttataaaatttacaaatGGAATGAAGAAAGGGGAGTAACAGATTTTCTAAATGAAATGAAAGAAATATCTGatgaaaattttgataatttagATAACATAGTATTATTTgtattagataaaaataaattaagtgaacaaaaaacaaaaattcaagaaataaaagatgaaataaaaaaacttaatattaaaaatgttaattttctttatactTATAATGAAGAAAGTAAAGATTACGCTTGTTATCTTTATAAAGGAAGAAGAAGGAGAAATTTATCAAAAGAGGAATTTACAAGTAATtcattgaaaaatatatttgcaGATTTCTTTACACCAATTAGTGAAAATTATCAAGAAATAAATCACggaaataatgataattttcCAACTTTTGTAACTCATGATACATTTGAAAAAGAg aTTATTGAAGACTCTAAGAACaatgaaataattttgatTCTGTTTGAAAATACGTGTTTCCTATGTTTTTTATACAAACCATTTATAAATACTttacataaattatttaaggATAACAAT attcaagtaaaaataaagaaatataatgtAGAGAAAAATGATTATGCTCCAAATATGATAATTTGTAGAGGAACACCCACTTTTTTGTATTATCACAA CGGAAAAGGAAACAAATTAGTTGAGTACAAACCGAATGATATTATCAATAAAATAGATGAg ATTATCAAATCacctaaaaatattaaagagCAAATGCTAGCCAAGGCAGAATTAATTCATGAAAGAATGCATCATTTTGGTCACTTAACTCTTTg gaTGACTGAATCAAAGATTATAGAAAATATGCTTATAAAAAGGCACTTAAAAGATATTTCAAAT aGAATAGATGATGAAATCATTTACAATGAAATATTAACATCTCTTATTGAGGAAGATATGCTTAGAAATGATTTCATAGAAGACAGTTTAAATTATACTAAAgggaaaataaaagaagCAGAGAAAAGCTGTTTTGTAGTAGCTATG atGATGGCTCAAGAATTAattgatgaagaaaaaaaaaattatgatatgAACTAA
- a CDS encoding transcription initiation factor IIE, alpha subunit, putative, with protein MDKTKEIFYDKEKKFFLYLMIYISRFFMSDEEIVIFDLFVHNECLYLEKDIINSINMNEHKIRSILSKLLRDKFIIEVQKYKNNEKGSNCQTYYCLNNYIVYVIDFRIKQMENEIQKKKNESDIYICNYCNSTYSQLDAQTLPLDSYDAHFLCFCNNKIELIENDDNNDEKIYNKYTKYLNILKEHIEKLKNYFIPLYTEKFNRSNLNSSNSFLSDNSSEGSITNNSSEISLTNNSSLISQIQLNESDENGKRKKEETYTDTCSSVIRKNKKIKICMNVKTKNILRKNLNDDKIKISNIVNDTKEENIVNKNNDAAENNESSEKSNKNTKNITNEQEKEPEFPLFFIQKFNKKFTLIEAQKLQQDMSQEEFENFMELQDIYLDKL; from the exons atggataaaacaaaagaaatattttatgataaagagaaaaagttttttttatatttgatgATATACATTAGTAGATTTTTTATGAGTGATGAAGAAATAGttatttttgatttattcGTTCATAATGAATGtttatatttagaaaaagatataattaaTAGTATTAATATGAATGAACATAAAATAAGAAGtattttatcaaaattattaagagataaatttattatcgaagttcaaaaatataaaaataatgagaaAGGGTCAAACTGTCAAACATATTAttgtttaaataattatattgtGTATGTTATTGACTTTAGAATAAAACAAATGGAAAAtgaaattcaaaaaaaaaaaaatgaaagtgatatatatatttgcaaTTATTGCAATAGTACTTATTCTCAATTAGATGCGCAAACTCTTCCATTAGATTCATATGATGCTCATTTTTTGTGTTTCTgcaataataaaattgagCTAATC gAAAATGACGATAACAACGacgaaaaaatttataataaatacacaaaatatttaaacattttaaaagaacatatagaaaaattaaaaaattattttataccTTTATATACAGAGAAATTTAATAGGAGTAATTTAAATTCGtctaattcatttttatcagaTAATTCATCAGAAGGATCAATAACAAATAATTCATCGGAAATATCATTAACTAATAATTCATCTTTAATATCACAAA TACAACTTAATGAAAGTGATGAAAAtgggaaaagaaaaaaagaagaaacatATACAGATACTTGTAGTAGtgttataagaaaaaataaaaaaataaaaatatgtatgaaTGTAAAAACTAAGAACAtcttaagaaaaaatttaaatgatgacaaaataaaaatatcaaataTAGTAAATGATACAAAAGAAGAAAAcatagttaataaaaataatgatgcagctgaaaataatgaatctTCTGAAaaatctaataaaaatactaaaaatataacaaatgAACAAGAAAAAGAACCTGAatttcctcttttttttattcagaaatttaataaaaaatttacactTATTG aggCACAAAAATTACAACAGGACATGTCACAAGAAGAATTTGAAAACTTCATGGAATTACAAGATATATATTTGGATAAATTAtaa